One genomic region from Saprospiraceae bacterium encodes:
- a CDS encoding GMC family oxidoreductase has product MQSIQIKENPVEYDVVIVGSGAGGGMATYMLGNAGLKVCLLEAGPMYDPKKDITQFKWNWESPRRGASTDYRNNGDMDACYGGWELEGEPYTQHPGSKFDWFRARMMGGRTNHWGRISLRFGPRDFKHRSYDGLGEDWPISYDEIKPYYDRVDQMLGVFGTNEGLPNDPDGYFLPPPKPRLHELYIKKAALKTGVNVIPNRLSMLTKKINDERGVCVYCRQCYRGCQYYADFSASSCLVIPALKNKNVELICNAMAREVTTNSEGLATGISYIDKNTLQEYHVKARSVILTASACESARLLLNSKSTQHSNGLANSSNMVGKYLHDSTGKGMRGILPALMDHPRYNEDGVGGAHVYSPWWLDNKKLDFPRGYHIEYSGGLSMPSYGFGWGIENSTGLGAKHEAGGYGSSLKQDYRRLFGASVGMAGRGEAIARMDNFCEIDPSVVDKYGIPVLKFQYKWSDYEIKQAKHMQQTFQEILTNMGATITSGLDSAENNWGLAAPGRIIHEVGTVRMMDDSKKGPLNRNCQAHDCKNLFVADGGPFVSQADKNPTWTILALSMRAADYIIDQMKKKEI; this is encoded by the coding sequence ATGCAAAGTATTCAGATCAAAGAAAATCCTGTCGAATATGATGTGGTCATTGTAGGCTCCGGTGCAGGAGGAGGAATGGCTACCTATATGTTGGGCAACGCCGGTCTCAAAGTGTGCCTTTTAGAAGCAGGTCCTATGTACGACCCCAAAAAAGATATCACCCAGTTTAAATGGAATTGGGAGTCTCCACGACGCGGTGCGAGTACAGATTATAGAAATAACGGGGATATGGATGCATGTTATGGTGGCTGGGAATTAGAAGGCGAGCCTTATACCCAACATCCCGGATCCAAATTTGACTGGTTCAGAGCAAGGATGATGGGTGGAAGGACCAATCACTGGGGCAGAATATCCCTGCGATTCGGGCCTCGTGATTTTAAGCATCGCAGTTATGACGGCCTCGGAGAGGATTGGCCTATCAGCTATGATGAAATCAAACCTTACTACGATCGGGTAGACCAGATGTTAGGAGTATTTGGTACCAACGAAGGATTGCCTAATGACCCAGATGGATATTTTTTACCTCCTCCTAAACCCCGATTACACGAATTATATATCAAAAAAGCTGCTTTGAAGACAGGGGTCAATGTCATACCCAACCGATTATCGATGTTGACAAAAAAAATTAACGATGAGCGGGGTGTTTGCGTGTATTGTCGACAATGTTATAGAGGCTGTCAGTATTATGCAGATTTTTCTGCTTCTTCCTGCCTGGTGATTCCTGCGTTAAAAAACAAAAATGTCGAGTTGATTTGTAATGCGATGGCCCGGGAGGTTACAACCAATTCAGAAGGCTTGGCCACAGGCATATCCTATATCGATAAAAATACCCTCCAGGAATACCATGTCAAGGCCAGGTCCGTGATCCTGACAGCGAGTGCCTGCGAGTCAGCAAGGTTATTATTAAATTCCAAATCCACTCAACACTCTAATGGCCTGGCCAATTCCAGCAATATGGTAGGAAAATATCTGCACGATTCTACCGGTAAAGGTATGCGTGGTATTCTGCCGGCCTTGATGGATCATCCTAGATACAATGAAGATGGAGTAGGCGGGGCACATGTATACTCCCCATGGTGGTTGGACAATAAAAAACTGGATTTCCCCAGAGGTTACCATATAGAATATTCTGGAGGCTTGAGCATGCCTTCCTATGGATTTGGATGGGGCATCGAAAACTCCACTGGTCTTGGCGCCAAGCATGAAGCTGGAGGATACGGTTCCTCTCTAAAACAAGACTACCGGAGATTATTCGGTGCTTCGGTGGGTATGGCAGGCAGAGGAGAGGCCATAGCGCGCATGGATAATTTTTGTGAGATTGATCCGTCAGTAGTAGACAAATATGGTATACCTGTACTGAAATTTCAGTACAAATGGTCTGACTATGAAATCAAACAAGCCAAACATATGCAACAGACTTTTCAAGAGATTCTGACCAATATGGGGGCTACCATCACCAGTGGCTTAGATAGTGCCGAAAATAATTGGGGCCTGGCTGCACCTGGTCGTATCATCCACGAAGTGGGTACAGTTCGTATGATGGATGATTCTAAAAAGGGGCCTTTGAATAGAAACTGCCAGGCCCATGATTGCAAAAACCTTTTTGTAGCGGATGGAGGACCTTTTGTATCTCAGGCTGATAAAAACCCAACCTGGACGATCCTCGCCTTGTCTATGCGCGCGGCAGATTATATCATCGACCAAATGAAAAAGAAAGAAATCTAA